The following proteins come from a genomic window of Micromonospora echinofusca:
- a CDS encoding polysaccharide pyruvyl transferase family protein, protein MHQRILMRAKKGPFDVYSPEETHERNWIGDNNGNLVFSHAAHKLLHTATAEITSTEFRIDPRDADMINERYDVYVVPLANAFRRSYAHRVEVMTKLIEQLKIPVVVLGVGVQTDIHGDREYLRPIDDVVTRFVRAVLDRSHSIGVRGEITRDYLRTLGFSAVDVIGCPSMFLHGDGLRVEKRKAALEPEDRLALTVSPYVTSMAEIIASHHARYPNLRYLPQDLKTLGTLLYGDAPGDRGRSSKIPIHTSHPLFTEDKVRMFVDPWTWMDYLSGFEFAFGTRIHGTITALVSGTPGYLFAHDSRTLELARYFDIPHRVMKEVPVDVDAAQLYEEADYTALNAGHKSRYETMLAFLTKHDLGNAFADGDSAARFDAQVRSTAFPPAVRPAAATATDALLERIQWLRDRNAALRKETETLRGQRLQTRVKQVIGGRVRRILNR, encoded by the coding sequence ATGCACCAGCGGATCCTGATGCGGGCGAAGAAGGGCCCCTTCGACGTCTACTCGCCGGAGGAGACGCACGAACGGAACTGGATCGGCGACAACAACGGCAACCTGGTCTTCAGCCACGCCGCCCACAAGCTCCTGCATACCGCCACCGCCGAGATCACCTCGACGGAGTTCAGGATCGACCCGCGCGACGCGGACATGATCAACGAGCGGTACGACGTCTACGTGGTGCCGCTCGCCAACGCCTTCCGGCGCAGCTACGCCCACCGCGTCGAGGTCATGACGAAGCTCATCGAGCAGCTCAAGATCCCGGTGGTGGTGCTGGGGGTGGGCGTGCAGACCGACATCCACGGCGACCGGGAGTACCTGCGCCCGATCGACGACGTCGTGACCCGCTTCGTACGGGCCGTCCTCGACCGCTCGCACAGCATCGGCGTACGGGGCGAGATCACCCGCGACTACCTGCGCACCCTGGGCTTCTCGGCCGTCGACGTGATCGGCTGCCCCTCGATGTTCCTGCACGGCGACGGCCTGCGGGTGGAGAAGCGCAAGGCCGCGCTGGAGCCGGAGGACCGGCTCGCGCTCACCGTCTCGCCGTACGTCACGTCGATGGCGGAGATCATCGCCAGTCATCACGCGCGGTACCCGAACCTGCGCTACCTGCCGCAGGACCTCAAGACGCTCGGCACGCTGCTCTACGGCGACGCCCCCGGGGACCGCGGCCGGTCCAGCAAGATCCCGATCCACACCTCACACCCGCTGTTCACCGAGGACAAGGTGCGGATGTTCGTCGACCCCTGGACCTGGATGGACTACCTGTCCGGGTTCGAGTTCGCGTTCGGCACCCGGATCCACGGCACCATCACCGCGCTGGTCTCCGGCACGCCCGGCTACCTCTTCGCCCACGACTCGCGCACCCTGGAACTCGCCCGGTACTTCGACATCCCGCACCGGGTGATGAAGGAGGTGCCGGTCGACGTCGACGCCGCCCAGCTCTACGAGGAGGCGGACTACACGGCGCTCAACGCGGGCCACAAGTCGCGCTACGAGACCATGCTCGCCTTCCTGACCAAGCACGACCTGGGCAACGCCTTCGCCGACGGCGACAGCGCGGCCCGGTTCGACGCGCAGGTGCGCTCCACCGCCTTCCCGCCGGCCGTACGCCCCGCCGCCGCGACCGCCACCGACGCGCTGCTGGAGCGGATCCAGTGGCTGCGCGACCGCAACGCCGCACTGCGCAAGGAGACCGAGACCCTGCGCGGGCAACGGCTCCAGACCCGGGTGAAGCAGGTGATCGGCGGCCGGGTGCGCCGGATACTGAACCGCTGA